One Candidatus Zixiibacteriota bacterium genomic window carries:
- a CDS encoding tetratricopeptide repeat protein gives MPAASPRKPHRRPPAASLRPFLLAYAFTVMAFFLLSFVPHGRVWGLNSWAWLPLWGRLLLLIAAAAAPLGALRLSEPSAPAPGRRGAYALAAGLAGIVLFAAFLILRQQTHFLGDGYTLLKWLEEGGAINKMRNFGAQFTLLLADRVLPGGALEAFRIVAWTSGAVAVAAALTASAALFSELPRRLLFACGVLSGGYALLFFGYVENYALFVLMVLLFCWAGLLAVRGRISPWWILLPQAGAVFFHVFGVTLLPAAAYAVLRTTPLGRRVARLPLGTRGLMIAGLAAAGLAAFVWFYTHSYFFRFTFVPILPNRFTIRGYTMFSLSHLVDVANLLLILAPALGLFAVAKFRTGVRRIIAEPSFRFLGLAALGALGAAFIFDPKLGMPRDWDLFSYGGVPLTMAGMLLLLEGPKPLPKPQGLAALAVALALLALVPRVIVQHTPPLAIAQFEAYRDLDPVQNRNGAIFLVDYYERRGDTARAEELRTAWHKAQTDEPLLMQGNAALQSGAFRRALDLYRAALRENPVYWVAWANLGDAYLRMGRRDSALEMYRIADGLNPSSPIILSNLGQAWYLNGQAEKGVELWQRSASLDPEFLPPLRFLVNHYRTSRDRDNYLAVLERIARLDGAPADNLAALADWYVQSNRFADAGRLYERALAAGLDSAYVSEMMAKYPVLREEFPAWHTTSTAF, from the coding sequence ACCACACCGCCGTCCCCCCGCCGCCTCCCTCCGGCCCTTTCTCCTCGCCTACGCGTTCACCGTGATGGCCTTCTTCCTCCTCTCGTTCGTGCCCCACGGGCGCGTGTGGGGATTGAATTCGTGGGCCTGGCTGCCGCTGTGGGGACGGTTGCTGCTGCTGATCGCGGCCGCTGCCGCGCCTCTGGGAGCGCTCCGCCTTTCCGAACCGTCTGCGCCCGCGCCGGGCAGGCGGGGTGCATACGCGCTCGCCGCCGGCCTCGCCGGGATCGTCCTCTTCGCCGCGTTCCTGATTCTCCGCCAGCAAACCCACTTTCTCGGCGACGGCTACACGCTGCTGAAGTGGCTCGAGGAGGGGGGCGCCATCAACAAGATGAGGAACTTCGGCGCCCAGTTCACTCTCCTGCTGGCCGACCGCGTACTTCCGGGCGGCGCCCTCGAGGCCTTCCGCATCGTCGCCTGGACCTCCGGCGCCGTCGCCGTCGCCGCCGCGCTCACCGCGTCGGCGGCCCTCTTCTCCGAACTCCCGCGGCGGCTTCTGTTCGCGTGCGGCGTCCTCTCCGGCGGGTATGCGCTGCTCTTTTTCGGGTACGTCGAGAACTACGCCCTCTTTGTCCTCATGGTCCTCCTGTTCTGCTGGGCCGGGCTGCTGGCGGTGCGGGGCCGGATAAGTCCCTGGTGGATCCTCCTCCCGCAGGCGGGCGCGGTGTTCTTCCACGTCTTCGGCGTGACCCTCCTCCCGGCCGCCGCTTACGCGGTGCTACGGACCACTCCCCTCGGCCGCCGGGTTGCCCGTCTGCCTCTCGGCACGCGCGGCCTGATGATCGCCGGACTGGCCGCGGCCGGGCTGGCCGCCTTCGTCTGGTTCTACACCCACAGCTACTTCTTCCGGTTCACCTTCGTCCCGATCCTGCCGAACCGGTTCACCATCCGCGGTTACACCATGTTCTCGCTCTCCCACCTCGTCGACGTCGCCAACCTCCTGCTCATCCTGGCGCCGGCGCTGGGCCTTTTTGCGGTGGCCAAATTCCGCACCGGCGTGCGGCGCATCATCGCCGAGCCGTCGTTCCGGTTCCTCGGGCTCGCCGCCCTCGGCGCCCTGGGAGCGGCGTTCATCTTTGATCCCAAACTCGGGATGCCCCGCGACTGGGATCTCTTTTCGTACGGCGGCGTCCCCCTCACCATGGCCGGGATGCTCCTCCTGCTGGAGGGGCCGAAACCGCTGCCGAAACCCCAGGGACTCGCCGCCCTCGCCGTTGCGCTCGCCCTGCTGGCGCTTGTCCCCCGGGTGATCGTGCAGCACACGCCGCCGCTGGCCATTGCCCAGTTCGAGGCTTATCGCGACCTCGACCCGGTCCAGAACCGCAACGGCGCCATCTTCCTCGTCGACTACTACGAACGGCGCGGCGACACCGCCCGGGCGGAAGAATTGCGGACCGCCTGGCACAAGGCGCAGACCGACGAACCCCTCCTGATGCAGGGAAACGCCGCGCTTCAGTCGGGGGCCTTTCGCCGGGCGCTCGACCTCTACCGCGCCGCGCTCCGAGAAAACCCGGTCTACTGGGTCGCCTGGGCGAACCTCGGCGACGCCTACCTCCGCATGGGAAGGCGCGACAGCGCTCTGGAGATGTACCGCATTGCCGACGGCCTCAACCCGAGCAGCCCGATCATCCTGAGCAACCTCGGCCAGGCCTGGTACTTGAACGGACAGGCCGAGAAGGGCGTCGAACTGTGGCAACGCAGCGCGAGCCTCGATCCCGAATTCCTCCCCCCGCTCCGTTTCCTGGTCAACCACTACCGCACGAGCCGCGACCGGGACAACTACCTCGCCGTACTCGAGCGCATCGCCCGCCTCGACGGGGCGCCGGCCGACAACCTCGCCGCCCTCGCCGACTGGTACGTGCAGAGTAATCGCTTCGCCGACGCCGGCCGACTCTATGAACGGGCGCTGGCCGCCGGCCTCGACAGCGCCTACGTGTCCGAGATGATGGCCAAATACCCGGTTCTGCGGGAGGAGTTTCCGGCATGGCACACGACGAGCACCGCATTCTGA